In Metopolophium dirhodum isolate CAU chromosome 5, ASM1992520v1, whole genome shotgun sequence, the sequence TTGTTTggatatttatttctataaattaaaaataattattatttagtgatcATAGGCATAACGATAACATGTTCAACAGAAGTAAAATAAGttgattaataaaaactatgtatatatattttttacttttatatttttaattcattattttagttgaatGAAAAGTTgttaaaacattcaaaaactGTTCAACATTTAACATCAACTGTCCAGTATAATAGCTATAAAAGCTCAAAATTGACTGGCACTATAGTTACTCAATTATCAActgctaaaaaaaatgaaattttaaaaaatagacaGTATATGAAAGTTCTTATAAATATAACCCTCTTTTGTGCCAAACAGGGACTTGCTTTAAGAGGTCATGATGAAAAGTCATCAACAGTTTCTAATACTGGTAGGAAGATATGTTTTCATTTTAGTACCGCTACTatcacttataatataatagcatatCTACAGGAAATTTTAAAGAGCTTTGTACATTATTTGCAATGAACGATAAAGAGTTTTCAGACTTTTTTAACagaaaaattaactatacaaGTTGGAttattcaaaatagtatacTTGAAGTTTGTTcaaatatgacaataattacTATCATTAGTGAAATAAAATACTGTGGAATGTACTCTATTATGTGTGATGAAGCAAGGTAATACACTATTACCacagattatattttttcctattacTTAGAAATAAgttagtaggtaatatattttaatataattttattttcataattttttttctattagatCTTATAAAACAGAACAATTATCAATATGTGTTAGATACATTATTCCTAATAGCTATAATGTATGTGAACGATTTATTGGATTTTATGATGTATCAAATGGGAGAGGAGCCGAACATATTTCTATTGAAATTCTCTCTGTTCTAAAAAAATTTGGCATTTCTGATATTCCTCTTGTGGCACAAACATATGATGGTGCAAACGTTATGTCAGGATCCACATCTGGTGTTCAAACTAGAATAAGAGACTCTCACCCTGAAGCAATTTTCATTCATTGTATGGCCCATAAATTGAATTTGGTTGTAACAAATACTTGTAGAACTATTAAGGtgcataacaaataataataaatacttaaataatatttaatacatttttatgtacgttacaatttataatatatgtacccattcttttttataatcaatttaatcaTTATCTTTTACAGGAATCTAATACCTTTTTTAATACTCTAGAAGCAGTTTATGTGCATTTTTCACAGCCTGGCAAAGATAAGCTATTACAAGATTTACAGAAATCCAtgcaaataaaatcattatcgATTTCTAGATTATGTGAAACGCGGTGGTCTTGTCGTCTTAAAAATTGTAAAGCAGTACATAATAGTTTTGgtgtaatagtaaatattttacaaaatgaaataaatgaaGATACAAACAAAGAAGTGGCTCAAGCAattggtaataatttaatatattactttgtattttatattaatataagtatactatGTAGACTATAATaacttgagtataatataactataagaCATTTTGTTCAAAGGTCTTCTgcacatgttaaaaaaaatgtcattcgtattatatttgttcatttttgaagaaatcttaggaataatagatatattgagtaaaaaattgcaaaaaaaagaaGGAACAATTGGAAATGCTGTTATTGAAATTAATGCTGtgataaaaacaattcaaaatatgagAAATGAAAAATCATTTGATGTCTTATGGAATAATGTGATCCAGTTTTTATTGAAACATGATATTGATGATTCACATAATACACCTGGACCTGGTCAGTAATAAaagttatcaaatataataatattgttttaaacataattatacttTGGAATATGCTtggtatttattgaattattattttgaaattgtttaggTGTAATTATGTCATCAAAAAGAAAACGAAACGAATctattaaacttaaaagtttTCATGTGTCTGTTACAACTGGTGCTGGAGGAAATGACATCTGTAATCAAGGTGTTGACATGAATAGAACAGaaaactataaacaatattgGTGTTATCATGCATATTATGCTGTATTGGATGCAATTATAGGCCACTTTGAGTTAAGGTTTTCAAAAGAGAGTTTGGAACTTGCAAATTCAAtagataatttcattaaattaaatatgactaAAAGCATGATGTTTATTGATCATTACCAAGTAagtcaattaataaatacatataaatggaatgtaattattaatttattttattaggcaTTGTTTTCTATTGATAAAGAAGCATTACGTTCTGAAATGACTGTAGCACACAACTGTGCCATACAGTTAAAACCAAATTTTGGTTTAGAAGaattaaaaaccattatttCAAAAGAAGTCTATCCTAATATTCATTCCTTACTTAAAGTAGCCCTGATACTACCTATCAGTTCTGCATCGTGTGAACGATCTTTTTCAGCCATGCGTCGTATCAAAAACTGGACTAGAACATCTATGACACAAGATCGTTTTGGTTATCTTTCTGTATTGCACATCGAgagagatattgttaataatcTAGACCTCAATATTATACTAGACGAATACTCAAAGAAAGACCGTCGTATAGATTTAATagtatagtaaaaaatgtaaataaaatatattatatatcatgtagaaaaataataacatataaattgatataatatattattattaataaaaaaattaaaaattaaatcaaaaaaaataatttaaagtgacTTTTTGTTCTGGGTCCACATcaagtatgactttttttttgtttctgtttttaaaaacaatttgtactGTCCTGTGTAGACACAGAACtatggtttttgttttgttttagtgGTTAATATAGGCAAATAGTGGAGTTGGGTCCCATCGAGTCACAAAAAAACCTGGAGCTTAAGCACCCCCTACTTCAAAtgtctagttgcgccaatgccTTTAGCTAATGTCTACGAATAATTAGCTATTCATTTTATTCACAGGGATAAAGATGAAGTGTGATCACACTATTCACACTGATTCTGTGTGATAGCAGATACTTTcttacgatttattttttaatcaaaaaaaaaattgccggttgactcattttaaaataatttgtgtctattataatattattgtcttattatttattgatataggaAAATGaacgatttttataaaatcgttGGCCCAGTTATACTTCCTCAACTAATCGTGGCTTCATTTACAATcatatttgtttcatttattatcacaagggtaattttattataatatataataaatgatgatTGTCCTCACATACCTATAGTTTATAACTTTACCAAACAGTTTGTaccttttttttagaattattttaacgGCATGTTACTAACGTCAACACAATCGCTAAAAATGTGCAGTTTTCcgatatttttctttcaaatatattatacttgtctCGCATTTGGAAATCTCAACCATCAGGTAATTTGTTTACTCTTGACTATATttgtataactttttaataCTATCTTATAGTCacaatcaaacaaatattattattattatacttatctctataaaaaaaatctgaacCTGCTCCAATTTATCAATATATCGgtataatacacattaatacTTATCTtataaaagttttgttttttttttttttttagaaatatatacaatgtatagtaatattacaataacgtCACATGGTCAGAGAAAATACCCCTTGATATTGTTCAGCAGGGAATATATGTATCTACgactataccatattataattataataataattggtttttatattatatattatatgataattttcaattattattttgtacttgtataatatatcttcttcttcttcttcttcttcttcttcttctggTTATTAGGCCGCTGAGGACCATCCTATTTCGTACCCTATTAGCCACGACCCTTCTCTATCCGACGCTTTTTCTTTCCAATCCGACCCCCACCAAGTAATTTCACGTCTTTCTTGACCAAATGGAAAATCCTCCCATCTTGTTTTGGATCTTTCCAACGGTATTATTCCGAACGGGTTTTGTTCTATTAGTCAATTATTGCTTTTATCAGTTCGTTTTTGCTTCTCCAAGCATGTCCCGCCCATTGTAGTATTTACTTTCTTATCACGTcctatatattttggtttttggaatAAAGTCTCTAGCTCAGCATTTTTCCTCCTTCGCCATTCTCCGCTGATACAATCCCTAACGGGTCCAAAGATTTTCCGCTAAATTTCCCTTtccaataatacaaattttctcAGTGGCTATGTTTCCGttccatacattttatattttatccatgtattttttt encodes:
- the LOC132944657 gene encoding zinc finger MYM-type protein 1-like, producing MNDKEFSDFFNRKINYTSWIIQNSILEVCSNMTIITIISEIKYCGMYSIMCDEARSYKTEQLSICVRYIIPNSYNVCERFIGFYDVSNGRGAEHISIEILSVLKKFGISDIPLVAQTYDGANVMSGSTSGVQTRIRDSHPEAIFIHCMAHKLNLVVTNTCRTIKESNTFFNTLEAVYVHFSQPGKDKLLQDLQKSMQIKSLSISRLCETRWSCRLKNCKAVHNSFGVIVNILQNEINEDTNKEVAQAIGLLHMLKKMSFVLYLFIFEEILGIIDILSKKLQKKEGTIGNAVIEINAVIKTIQNMRNEKSFDVLWNNVIQFLLKHDIDDSHNTPGPGVIMSSKRKRNESIKLKSFHVSVTTGAGGNDICNQGVDMNRTENYKQYWCYHAYYAVLDAIIGHFELRFSKESLELANSIDNFIKLNMTKSMMFIDHYQALFSIDKEALRSEMTVAHNCAIQLKPNFGLEELKTIISKEVYPNIHSLLKVALILPISSASCERSFSAMRRIKNWTRTSMTQDRFGYLSVLHIERDIVNNLDLNIILDEYSKKDRRIDLIV